tcactacaactataaaatatcatttatcTTTTATTACTATTTTTTGTCAACTATTAAATAGGGAACACTGTGTAAGAGAGTTGCTATAGTGTTCTCCTTGATCTGGGGGACGTGCGCGCCTTCTCCTACGACTGCAGCGTGTAGGGGGCTCTTTATTGTCAGCCGCTGCGGGCTTAGAGCCTCCTATCCAAGAGGAGGGGGCACGGTATACTTCAATTGAAACTCACGCGTTACCAAAGCAAAAGGCCACGCCTAAGCACTTCTACGAGCGGTAACGCATCAGCCTATACCTCAACAGCCTACACCTCAACCTACAAATGCGCCCTGCTCCGATTATACGGTGAACGAACCGGCACCGCATGACAGGAGATCTACACGGCGACTTTCCTCCGAGTTGTCAAATAAAGCAAGAGCCTTCCCGGAACGAAAGGAATCCCAAGCAATAGCGGCGGCATCCCAAGCCCCAACGGCAAGAATAACAGAGGGCAGAGCAAAGCAGAAGTTGAGCAGAGCAGCCCCAGACCAGCACGCTCAAGCAAAACACTCTCCCTCTCAAATTCCAAACCCTGCCACCACGAACCATTGCTCTTTCCCCATTGCACATTTACCCCACCAAGAGTAACCCGCCGATCTAGAGCGCGCCCAAGGCTAGAACAGAGCAATGCGCAAGGCGCTCGTCAACGCCGTCCTCTTCCCGGCTCTCGCCGTGGTCGTCGCTCTGGCCATCTGCTACTtcgtccgccgccgccgcggtCGCGGCCGCGGTCGCTCGGTACTGCCCTCCCACGGCGGCAGCGCGAGGGCGGACCGGTTCCAGGCGGCCGGCGCCTCGGGCGGCTACGTCGCCGGCGGGGAGGAGGTGCTGTTGCGGTTCCCCGGAGGCGAGGCGCTCACGGTGGCCGCGATCCTCGAGGCGCCTGGGGAGGTGGTAGCCAAGTCTTCGCACAGCACGCTGTACCGCGCCGGGCTCAGCGCCGGGGAGGCCGTCGCGCTGCTCCGGTTCGTGCGCCCGGCCTGCGCCGCGGGCGCAGAGGAGGCCGCGGCGGCCGCGCGGGTGCTCGGCGCCGTGCGCCACCCCAACCTCGTGCCGATCCGCGCGCTGTACATCGGCCCGCGCGGGGAGAAGCTGCTCGTGCACCCGTTCTACGCCGCCGGTTCGCTGCGCCGGTTCCTGCAAGGTCTGTTTCGCTTCATGCATTTGCTTTCGACCCAAGCTAGCTTTGAGTAAGGATAATCATACGAAATGATTTGCTCGATTGTCGATAAGGTTTCCTGGTTCTGGTTCCATTGCTTGGATTTACTGCAGAATTTGAAACTCGCCTCAGATTTAGATGATTAGCTACTTTCGTCATCCCATGCCCGCGGCCCGCGGGGTGCGGTAAAAGCGTCGCAGGCAATGATGCATCGCGGATTAAGCAAATTGCTGTGGTGGCCTGGTGGGTATTATGTTACAGCCTTGCAGGGTGGTTTTATTACTTTTAGCCATGTTCTTCACCGTTACGCTTGATGCTCTTGTCCTTAACTACACAAAGGGACGGTTCATAAAATGCTTGGTAAAATTCTCATAGTTGGTTGGTTGTTATCTGCTCCACAGTGCATCTTCTTCTTGTTGCGTAAGATCTCGGTTTACATGTGGCAAGCTTCACTCCTTTTCAATATAACGCTTTCAAGCTTTTAATTGTTGCCTTTACAATTTGGGCGATGCAAGTCCTCTATCAAATAAGGCTATGGGGGAAAGCCGATTTTTTTCCCCAGACGTACATGGTGGTTGTTTTATTATCCGACAGAGAAATGCTTCTTTAGCGGGTTTCATGACTTTTCTGGGCTTTATGTTGGTGGAATGGTGGCGCTTCTGAACTGTTTGTGGTTTCCTGCATCTATCAGCTCTCGTTTTCAGGGAGTTTTGGATCACACTCTTTGATTAAAAATATAGTATACCATTGAGCCATCAATTAGTGTCATAGAGAAAGACTtgcctaatagtttttattgctgACCTTGAAAAAATGTTTTTATTGCTTGCATGCACAGAAGAACTTGTGCAATTTTGGTTGCAATTATCTTTGGCCCATTTGATTTCAAAATACCAACGGTTCGAAAAGGACAGTTTTTGGTTATAAAGGAATTTCACCCATTACTAATAACAAGGTAGTCTCAAGTCAGTCGTGAAATATCaatatccccccccccccccccccccccccccccaaaaaaaaaatTTTTTTTGTTTGCAAGTTCTCATCTTTATCTTTTCTTCTGACCTGCAGAGGGAATCAATGATTCACAGAGATGGGAGATAATTTGCAAGTTGTCTATCGGCATTGTGAAAGGACTGGACCACCTTCACACAGCATCGCAGAAACCAATCATTCATGGCAATCTGAAAACAAATAACATTATGCTTGACGCTGATTTCCAGCCCAGGATATCAGACTTCGGCCTCTACCTTCTGCTGAACCCTGCTGCTGCGCAGGAGATGCTTGAGACATCTGCAATGCAGGGTTATAAGGCTCCAGAGCTGATCAAGATTAGGGATGGCACCAGGGAGAGTGATATCTACAGTTTGGGAGTGATTATGCTCGAGATGCTTGCTCAGAAGGAGGCCGCAAATGATGAATCGCCAAATGCGCGTGACATCCATTTGCCGGTCTCTTTCAGAGATCTGGTTCTCGAGAGGAAGATATCTGAAGCTTTCAGTTCCGAGCTTATCATACAGAGCAAGAATTCTGGGAAGGAGGGCAATCTGAATGCCTACTTTGAATTGGCAACGGCTTGCTGTAATCCATCATCGTCATTGAGACCAGATACAAAGAAAATACTAAAAAGGCTTGAAGACATAGCAAGATAACAATAGATGCGCGCGGCGGTGAGGCTCCAGTCTGTTTAGAAAGTGTGGTGTGTTATAGCAGCGGCCAGCAGGATAGCTTTGACGTCCCTTGTATTGTTTGTTACTTCCTGCATACAGCAGAGATTGTGTTGGGGGCATTTGGAAAATGATCCTAACATAAGCTAGGAGCCCCAAGCATGTATAGAAAAGTATATTTTCCTCGTAACAACATAGGAACTCATCCGAGAACATAATGTGTGTGCTTTCAGCGTGGAAATTTCATAAAATTTTCTTAAATTGCATTTGTCTTTCTTGTAGGTTTTGTTAATTGCCATTTGTCTTGCCTGAAGGCGACAGTATGCGATTTCAGTTTCCAGCCATCAGACAACTATGCTGATCTGTTTGAACTGGTGATGAAATTCAGTCTCTACTACTATTGCAAGCTAGTGACACTGTGACAGCAATGATGCATACTTGTACTATACGCTACTGAAGAGGAGCTTTGGTCAAAAGATGCCCAGGCCTCTATGCCTAGGGTTTGTTGGTCTCTTGATTCCTTGTCATCAACAATCCTGAAACATGAGTGAGCAATGGAGTACGTCGGCTCTTTTGGAGGCACGGGCTAGTGACAATAATCCTATCAGCGTCTCTTTAGTGTTGGCCTCGAAACTTCATTGCCTTGCGGTCCCAGGCATGTCGACATCAGTAGTACTGCTCTATGCCTAATGCCTATATGCAACATTAAATTTAATCCTATCTTTCAAGGTTGCTCGAGCCATCGATTTTTTACCTAGAAGAAGCACGACACGAGAGTGCACCCTTTTAAAACTATCAATTCCACGAACACTTTCACTGCTACTTTCGCGAGAAAGCTTGGATTGTTTCAATTGTTCTCTCAATCTGTCAACAAGTCAAACGGACATTTGTATCTAAGGTCAGGGTTGTAAGTAAGGTTTTCACTTCCAGATCTCAAATCTTCACCCACGGCATGCGGCCAAATATGGGCTTCAAATTCAGTATGAAAGGGACCTGTCATTCTTTGTCACACTCGAGGAGATCGAGGCTGTCTTGCAGTTTTGCTACAACCATGTGACGTCCTCTGTTGTCGTTCTCGCTTTCCGAAAATTTTCAGCTTTAACAAACTATTATAAGGAAAATTAATACTTATATTATATAATTAATATAATAGTTAGATAAATCGTTAAAAATATGTTTTTAGTAAACTTTTTGAAGAATACGAATGTTGTTAATATTTTTTTAATCTAATTAAACTTAGTTTGAGCGATACAAAATATTATAATAATATTTATTTTTGTTTTAGGACACCAATCCCATCTATACGGTCAGCATTCAAAAACCAATCCCATCTACCATGTAGTCATAGTCATCATACATAATGATCCTGCCGTGCAAAGAAAAAGCACTCAGTATATCATGTGGCAAAGAAAAGAAACACccaataaataataaaaaacAGTCCAAGGAGCTCAGAAGTATTAATTACTCCATGTGCTGTTGTTCCTGGCACGTGATTAGATGGTACCCTGTGCCGTGGCGCAGAGGGCGCAGTGCGGATCACCAAAAAGTCACCAAGCACAGCAAATCTCGACAGCTAGCCTAATTATAACATACAATTACAAAATACACCAGATTAAAATAGAGACGTCCATCACTTGCtatacacgtgatttttatccaaTTCAGGGCAAGCAAGCGAGACAAAAGAAAAGTTTCGTTGTCGGGGGAAAAAAGAAGACAAACAAGCAGCTCGAATGCCCACGAAATGTTCAAAAAATTTCGAACCATGATTATTGGCCCAAATTTGTAAGGATTCGAATTTATTTACATACACCTTTTAAGGGTAACCTACATAAATTACAAGGTACATACGTCGATGTGGTTTTCAGGAAATGAGCATGGCTGATGTTCTACGTCAGAAGTACACTGCTGGAGGCTCTCACGGTCACGGCTCAGAGTTTACGTCTCTTTCAAGATCTCCTGCGACAGTGTCTTGATAGAAAGCTCCACGTCCTCAAGCAACTCGCCTAGGAACGGGATGATCTCTGTTAGGAGAATAACGTGCTCCTCCTTCAGTTCAGATGTTGGACCACGTACCTGATAACATTCAGATCCATCATTTTGCGGTGAACTTTATCACTCCTAATCATCACCAGTACCTGCAATTTTATGAGAAAGTTATAAGACAGAGGGATCCTGTACATACTGTACTCTGTATTAGGTAACCTGAATCCTGTGAGTGCTGAATCTACTTTAGTTAGTGCAGGTGTATCACCAAGTTATAGGCAAAAAAATCTGAAAACTTTAAGGTCCCGTTTGttttctttcattttgaggaactagaatcttactaataaaataagctattttttttagaatgtgacattacaCCAATtttcaaagttatcatataagcctatctcaaattcatgggatgAGAGATGAAAattaattctatagatttacatgctatttttccgatgtacaacttatagtacactcttctacttgcttcgctataacataaatatagtatataactatctctctcatatgatttaggataatctacaaatatattatgtatataaatatatgaacttaattagttttatctaaattataattattaaaatgtaaTTGAATTCTAACGAAAAAAACGGGACCTAAGATATTTCTGTCATGCTTGAGCGACCTTGCTCGTAAACATAGCCATTGGATGCACGAGAACATAGAGGCTATACATTCGGTGTTAAATGACGATGGAGTGTATCATGAGTTGGTGATTTTTGTTACGTTATGTGcagcctttttctttttcaagcATGCAATGTTTTTTATGTTGTCCTCCTAACTCCTAAGGCAAATTGTGCAGCGGTCAGTTTTAATAAAAACTTAAATTGTTAGAAGAAGATAGACAATTCACTTATATACTTCAACATCTTGCATCTGAAAAATTCAACGATAATCGTGGGTGAAGAATGTAGGTCAATTCAAATTCTTGCATACATACCACAAGGCAACTGCTACAATCAACCGTTTCATGATGTCAACCAAGAACCAAACGCCAACCGATATGACCGTCAGGCATTTTTTGATATAGAAAGTTTTATTAATCTTAGACAATTACATCAAGAAGATACAATAGTACTAAGATTACTCTCGGTCTCTACACACTAAAATGTACACAACCAAACAGAGATGAAAAAACAATAGGAGAAACAAACTCTTCCCAAAACAAACTATCACTCACAACAGTCTTTCACGCTAACCACTAACTAGACAATACTAGGATCAAGGTTGAGACACTCCATAAGAAACGTCTTTAGGAAGAATACAACATATAAGACGCTGTCGTTGCGATGACCCACCAATAAAGGCCCGATGACCCACCAATAAAGGCCAGATCAAAGGTTTTCACCTAAGAGAAAAGACCCTCGGTACTTCAGATAATGCATTCATCATGGTCAAGGCCAGATATAACCAATTAAGATCAGACCTAGAGATTTCTCCCCGAAGTCGATGAGACCGACTCCTATAAGTTCCATCAAAATCAAAGATCACCAGCTTTGCCTCCACCTTCTTTCCATACTTATACCGACATACCACCAAATCTTGGCtaatatcaaatggacatgaactcTGAAACAGAGCCCTATCGAATCTTGGTGCAGATATTTATGCGACAATAATCGTTGGGCGGACAGAGCAACTTATCTGATAACTAAGCATGAGCATATGGTAGAACAAAACAATGAAATAATTTCTCTTTTCGTAAGGTGTATTTGAATCCGGTTAGTCTTTTCGGATTATATGTTGGCCATCAATTACTTTTACAAGATAACTGATTGTTGCAAAACCAATTCCTATTAAGAGATACTCCCTTAGTTCTAATATATTAGTCGTTTTAACACTTTTTTGTCCTTATTAAAATGGATGACAATAAATCTAGACACGCatataaaacacatacatcaaaTATTGTATGAATCCATTAACACTCTAAAACGAATACTATTTTGGGACGAAGAGAGTATATGTTACATGCATTTGTTGACATGATCTTTATCTACTAAGCATACATATAGTAtgtatgtttctttgtcaatacATACAAAGATTGATTTCCCAAATCCTAATAATCCCCTGAAATTTTTAGAACATTTCTTCTCTTCCAAATGAGCACTTTCAAAAGGCACAACTTCCATTTGTGCCATAATTAGGAGgcatttgtttgggattataatctatcCAGATTATATATTCCAACCACTTTAGAACTAAgttgttagattatataatctgggtagattataatcccaaacaaacgcCCCCTTAGTGACGGCATTTTCTAGACTCTAGTGCAGCAGTGCGTACAGTATTACTCGAACACAAAGGTACCTACAAATCTACGATGAAGTCACAAGTCATAACAGGAAAATAATTAGAAAGCACGTCATTTCTGTCGAGAGCTGTGTGTGCGTATGTAACAAATTCAGTGGCAAAGAATCAACACAATCAGCAGCATTCATCTACACTCCTGCATTCCTATGCCACCTGGAGAGGCACTAAGTGGACATCAACTGCAGCAATTTAAGCTATCCTGCTACGTGGAATCCAAAGGGTTGGATAATTCAGAGAAGATCCTTGGCTAGATTTGGTGGCACGTCTATAGAATGGACGTCAGCAGTTGACGATGGCAGAAGGTGTTGGTCTAACTCTCCCAGATCACTGTCTCCAAGAACCGATGAAGATACCGAATCCATATCATCATCTAGAAAGTGAGAAAATAAAGGATAGCTAAATTGTCACCAAAATAGAAGATAGCTAGCAAATGAACAAGATGACACACCATATATAAAGTATCTACTATTGTTTGAAGTACGAAAGGGTCTCtacctgagttggttaggtggtatgAGTAGCACTCAGTTACTGagttcgactccccgtgggagcgaattcCAGGCCGTGGTTAAAAAAATCTCCTCGTCTATCCCACGCCAGAGCACGGGTCTAAGGCTCAGTTATATGGATCAAGCCCCGGGCCCTGGACCGGGTGGCCCGGGTGTAGATCCGCCCTTGTTTGAAGTCTCAGTTAGAATCTGGAGTGGCTTATAGAAGGTCACAAGATATTGAGCTGAAGAAAATGAATTCTGAGAAACTAATAATCTTAGTGTTGATAACTCAGTCCTATCTAACTTACTAGCTATACATTATCATTACCTCTTTTTTACTAGGCTGGGTGGTTATTTCGAATATGGCCAAAAGTCTACCAGATTACTTGCTAGTAAAGTATTCAGGATGGTCAGCCACTCATTACACCAAGGAATACCAGTCCAACGGAGGTTCAATTTGTTGATGTTTATAGGACAGTTAAAAATGTAAAGTTTCACAACAAGGTCTAGGCGTCTACCGCCTACGTAACAGTTTTTATTAAAAAAAAACAGGTCAACTGCACAAATCCTAATAAGAAGAATTTCCAGGCACAAACTCACCAGAAAATGCAGATTGAGTAGGAACGTGTCTTActgtggaaacttggatgctttcTGGTAGAAGACAATTAAAAAATGAACCTAAACATTGGGGGGAAAGAAATCAGATACCTAAACTCTGAAGCATGACAGGACAAAGACAGGTTAAACTGGTGATACCAACCCACTCTTGCTAGCCTATTCACCCACCCAGGGATTGATTTCTTGGTCAAGCTCTTACAGACATCATCTGTAAAATGGTTGCAGTTCTTCGAAATCAAATGATACGTGTTGCCGTTGTACTTTCCTGCAAGATTTTCAATGAACGAGCGGAACTCTGCTCTAGACAAGTCAGTTGTGCCCATCCACACAGATCTTCTGTAGATGAAACCAGGACAGCTTTTCGGTTCCACCTCGAATACTCCACTTGCCGGAAACTGGTGTGCTCCAAATCCGTACTCCATACCATGAACTGTTTATTTGAGTAAACCATACACCAGTGTTTGAGTTTATGCTCATAAAATCATTTATCTAGCAGAATGCAAGCTACCAAATGCAAGTCAAGAAGTAATGACAAATTGACAACTACGAGTTGTACAACTATTTTTTACCGAGAAGCAATGGTACACCTTATGAATAAATACTGTAAAGATTACAAACAAGTGTACCACTGAAAAGTGAAGTACAGATTCTTCAGTGTTCGTCTCGAACAGCAAATAAGCCTTAAAACACACGTCTACCAACATTGCGAACTAATCAAGCAATTGACAATTGCATAACATGTAGGACTAGTTTGGCGACAAGTGAATTGGAGAAAATCCATGAAGGAGGAAATCTCCTGCTATATAATTTGAATAGCAGTGGATTTCCTCTCTATTGGATCTCCTTCAATTCTCTGGTCAAACCAGCTCGTAAAGACAATGTTCATCCTTACTACTCAAAACTTGTCAAGTGTCCATCCCTACGCCACCGACCCACCGTTCAACTGGCATATTTAGGGTCCATCCCCTATGCCACCCTTACTACAGCCTTCAACAGGAAAATAGCTGCGTAACCATCAGCCTGTCAGAAACAGAGAATGTAAAAAATTGAACCCCGATTTAGCAGTTTTCTTCCGTGCCCAGATTATTCGAATTCCTTTTCTTGCTTACGGACAGCAGCAGAAGATCGTAACATCCAGGGAATTCAAAAAAACCCTATCGCAATATTCCGCCCCCTTCTCTTCAACTGTAAACTATCGTTGTTCCCCTCTTCAATCACTAGACTACGGTTTTGGGTAACTACTAGTTACAGCTGAAACCTTATCCCCTCCAAACAGGTATTGCACGAGCACGAGAATGTGTACAACTTCAACAGGACAAAAGGTAGTAGAAACATAGGTACCTTCGATTCCAGAGTGGAAAATACCGAGGCCGAACCAGTAGAGGTAGTTGTTCATGGGCGTCAGGTCGTACACGTTGAGCACCACGGGCGCCCCTCCGCAGGAGCCGTTCTGCGCTTCCATGCCCACCCCGCCGCCGGTGAAGCCGATTGGCGCTACAGATCTCGCGACTCGCGCGGCATTGGCTTCCCGGTTAGTGCCCTGGTCGAGCTGAATCGAAGGTAAGCGAGGCTACGGATCGTTTTGCTCCGCCGCTCCGATTTTGGTTTGGTTTGAAGCGAGAAGGGAAAGAGCTCGACTCATTAACCAGCGAACGAAACAACTAGCATGATACCGACCACCCCGACCTCTCGAGATATTTTCCGTTAGGCGCTGGCGTTGTAACGTGTTGAAGCCACTGTCGTGTGGGGTTTCCCAAGCGTGGGGCCGATAGTCCAGTGAAACGTAAAGGTGAGGGGACTTTAGTTTCCAGTTCAATTATAGCGCGATGGATTTAAAGCAGGGATGCTGATTGATTTTTAGTGGGGTGCCACAATCGTGCATGAGGTGCCGGGAGCTCGGAACGGCGTTGGACTGGTGTAATGACTGAAAAATAAAAGGCTACGAAACAACTATATTTTAGAACGGGAGTATTATAAATGAGTGATCAGACGGCATACAGAGATTTTTTTatcatctctactacttattaaggctataAGGGTAGTCTATCATTTTCTGTTCTGCCTTTTTTTCATTTCCTGTTTTGTCCTCATCCCTGTCCGGCAGTAAAAAATGAAATCTGTAAGAATTGTGAATCAAACTCAAGACATGCTGCTAGATTAGAGACAACATATCCACCACACCACGTCTTATTTTATTGTTATAGTAGAAGATATGAGAGTTATTAAAAGTAAGGTATGGTTGATGCCACACTAAGCCATAATGGCTCCTCCGCCACTGCTGTCCGGCAAACCATCACATTCTGTGACGCGGGACGTCGAGCAACTCCTGACTTGGGGCACTCCGGTCCCATGTGACAAAATCCCCCATTCCCATTCAGCCATTCCTATCGTGCAAGCCATCACACACTCCGGACGTTGGGCCCACATTGCAGACTACGGGCACCCACGTGACAGCCACCCTTAGTTTTGCACACACCAGACCCACGTCTGCTCGCGCAAAAAGTTGCCTCAATTTGACACTGGCAGGAGCATTTGACCACGATTGCTTTCTCTGAAGAAGGAAGGCTTATAAGCCGGTAGAAGCTATGTTGGTTGGCTGGTATGGTCATAAAAATGTGCAAGTCGTGACGACGACATAGGTCGTGTGGGCTGTGTTTCTTTGGTGCGGCCCAAGTAGCTGCCAGGAGGCCGCACGCTTCTTACCCTGACCCAGCTTAGCTTTAGGGTCAGTCTCCCTTGCTTTCTCTGCCCAGCGAGCCCTCGCCCTCTAGCTCTTCCCGCTAGCGCCGTCTCCATCCCGTGctctcctgttcatcgtcgatcTCAGCCATCTCAGGAGCACCCGCTCACTCCCAGACGCCCGCGCAAAGGAATCCCCCACGATCTCCCTCCAAACTTCCCACTCCCTCCATGATCTCCCCCTCTAGCTCATGATCCCTCTGCCCGCCCCCACCCCCCGCCTGCCACGTCCACGGGCGCAACAAGCCAACAACCCACACTCGGCCCCGCTACCCCGATCCGTCGCCATAAATTCGCTACCTCCTCCTCGAGTCCTGCTTGATCGCTCCATGCTCGACCGGTCGACCGAACGGAAGGGCAGCCCCGACCGTGACCACAGCGCGATGTGCGATGAGTGAGGGCGGTGGCGGGGGTTGCGACCAACGACGGAGAGCCACACAAAGAAGCCCGTGGGCAATGTTTTCCTCAAGGTTCGCTCGCTCATTCCTTCCTTCCTTGTGTTATTGGCGTGTGATCCTAGCTAGCGCTCTCTTGATTTCATCCTTATCCACGTGAATCCTGGATCACACTGCATGCAGATCGGATTACTGGAAGGCCAGACCAACTGCTCGCATTCACTGGTGCACGGTGTGGGAGCTGAGAGCTCCGTTCCTATGGCCAGGTCCCACCTCTCTTGGGCCCTTGTGTAGATACGCAGAGGTAGTATCCCCTAATTTGTTTGTCATGTCCCCTAATTTATTTGTCAGAGCTACTTGAGGATGTCAATGAGGTATGGCTCCACTGGTTCATCAGTATTCAGTAATTACAAGGCATTATGAGTTACCATGCTCCCTCCTGCTAAGCTAGCTAAATGTGGTTATCAGGTCTCAATAAGTATCCATTTTTAAAAGTATAAATTGTTATAGCCATACATGCAAGTCTTTATTTTGGAAATAACCAAAGGTTTTGAACCTGCATTGTGCTAACTCGTAAATCATTCCTAAAATGCGATTTCTTTTTTTCATTCAGAGTTCGGTTGGACAAATTAAGATGGATTGAGATCTTAGTTGTTAAGGTAGAAGCAAAAGCACCACCACTGAATCCTGTACTTTAAAAGGTGATAGCAGCAGTTGTGGTCTTCGATATCTTAGTGTGTTACTTGGTGATAGCAGCAGCTGCGATCTCCAAT
This portion of the Zea mays cultivar B73 chromosome 2, Zm-B73-REFERENCE-NAM-5.0, whole genome shotgun sequence genome encodes:
- the LOC103646119 gene encoding putative kinase-like protein TMKL1, which translates into the protein MRKALVNAVLFPALAVVVALAICYFVRRRRGRGRGRSVLPSHGGSARADRFQAAGASGGYVAGGEEVLLRFPGGEALTVAAILEAPGEVVAKSSHSTLYRAGLSAGEAVALLRFVRPACAAGAEEAAAAARVLGAVRHPNLVPIRALYIGPRGEKLLVHPFYAAGSLRRFLQEGINDSQRWEIICKLSIGIVKGLDHLHTASQKPIIHGNLKTNNIMLDADFQPRISDFGLYLLLNPAAAQEMLETSAMQGYKAPELIKIRDGTRESDIYSLGVIMLEMLAQKEAANDESPNARDIHLPVSFRDLVLERKISEAFSSELIIQSKNSGKEGNLNAYFELATACCNPSSSLRPDTKKILKRLEDIAR
- the LOC100191813 gene encoding deSI-like protein At4g17486 isoform X1; its protein translation is MEAQNGSCGGAPVVLNVYDLTPMNNYLYWFGLGIFHSGIEVHGMEYGFGAHQFPASGVFEVEPKSCPGFIYRRSVWMGTTDLSRAEFRSFIENLAGKYNGNTYHLISKNCNHFTDDVCKSLTKKSIPGWVNRLARVGSFFNCLLPESIQVSTVRHVPTQSAFSGTGDD
- the LOC100191813 gene encoding DeSI-like protein At4g17486; the protein is MEAQNGSCGGAPVVLNVYDLTPMNNYLYWFGLGIFHSGIEVHGMEYGFGAHQFPASGVFEVEPKSCPGFIYRRSVWMGTTDLSRAEFRSFIENLAGKYNGNTYHLISKNCNHFTDDVCKSLTKKSIPGWVNRLARVGSFFNCLLPESIQVSTVRHVPTQSAFSDDDMDSVSSSVLGDSDLGELDQHLLPSSTADVHSIDVPPNLAKDLL